A genome region from Cucurbita pepo subsp. pepo cultivar mu-cu-16 chromosome LG02, ASM280686v2, whole genome shotgun sequence includes the following:
- the LOC111788833 gene encoding palmitoyl-monogalactosyldiacylglycerol delta-7 desaturase, chloroplastic-like — translation MALLNSRFSDSKFHRFPYLRPAIHHPRLMAVSFRSVSGDPLGLNLVGRCNFRSLRLNSSCRIQNRATPPLTEAFEPGSPPPPPPTGKRILLSDVVVRRPREVFSGRKWTLHDIGTAGVVAAAHLLALLAPFQFNWAAFWVAVSLYIVTGLFGITLSFHRNLSHRSFKLPKWLEYSFAYCGVQALQGNPMNWVSTHRYHHQFCDSKRDPHSPIEGFWFSHMSWLFDLKTMTERCGGQNNVGDLQKQPFYRFIERTYLLHPIALGALLYAMGGFPFIVWGMGVRLVWVYHITWLVNSACHVWGNQAWKTGDLSRNNWWVALFAFGEGWHNNHHAFEFSARHGLEWWQLDMTWYVVRLLQALGLATDVKIPTQLQKQNFATVNAT, via the exons ATGGCTCTTCTCAATTCTCGGTTCTCCGATTCCAAATTCCACCGCTTTCCATACCTCCGCCCTGCAATTCACCATCCCCGGTTGATGGCCGTCAGTTTCCGATCGGTTTCTGGCGACCCATTAGGGTTAAACTTAGTGGGTCGTTGCAATTTCAGATCCTTGAGGCTGAATTCATCGTGTAGGATCCAAAACAGAGCAACTCCACCGCTGACAGAGGCATTTGAACCAGggtcgccgccgccgccgccgcctacTGGGAAGAGGATTTTGTTATCGGATGTGGTGGTGAGGCGGCCGAGGGAGGTGTTTTCGGGCCGGAAATGGACTCTTCATGACATCGGAACTGCCGGAGTGGTGGCGGCGGCTCATTTACTCGCTCTTTTGGCTCCATTTCAGTTCAATTGGGCTGCATTTTGGGTCGCAGTTTCTTTGTACATTGTCACAGGTCTTTTCGGAATTACCCTTTCGTTTCATCGGAATCTTTCTCATCGCAGCTTCAAACTTCCAAAATGGCTAGAATACTCCTTTGCTTATTGCGGAGTTCAAGCACTTCAG GGGAATCCAATGAATTGGGTCAGCACGCATAGATATCACCATCAATTTTGTGATTCCAAAAGAGACCCACATAGCCCAATCGAAGGCTTTTGGTTTAGCCACATGAGTTGGTTGTTTGATCTCAAAACTATGACTGAGAGA tgtgGAGGGCAAAACAACGTTGGGGATTTGCAAAAACAGCCATTTTATAGGTTTATTGAAAGAACTTATCTTCTTCATCCGATTGCTCTTGGTGCTCTGCTCTACGCAATGGGTGGATTTCCATTCATTGTTTGGGGAATG GGTGTGAGATTAGTTTGGGTGTACCATATTACCTGGCTGGTGAATTCAGCTTGCCATGTATGGGGAAATCAGGCTTGGAAAACAGGGGATTTGTCTAGAAACAATTG GTGGGTGGCGCTGTTTGCATTTGGAGAAGGGTGGCACAACAACCACCACGCATTTGAGTTCTCGGCGCGACATGGGCTAGAGTGGTGGCAACTCGACATGACATGGTACGTTGTCCGGCTTCTTCAAGCTCTCGGTTTGGCCACAGATGTGAAGATACCAACGCAACTTCAGAAGCAAAACTTTGCTACTGTCAACGCCACATGA